One region of Mus musculus strain C57BL/6J chromosome 15, GRCm38.p6 C57BL/6J genomic DNA includes:
- the Gml gene encoding hemT-3 protein isoform X1 — protein sequence MMLPFFLSILMGLPWVDTSINNTSGLVFDNTTGGLDNAIEPRWTPQMRCHSCQEHNTFYCPHIHYCDMDIRRCLTVAIQGEQATATAAGAAEAGTETAAAAVTAAAGTAATARRTRPQTFSPEVPAGCGVNLRLLYVYKHCTKDCTFIYRRHVPPELPRVLKDVKSFYFVLCCGSVVCNEGGPRNMERDLLGETSIEEEVIARAVSLGWVNLLLCLALILSSIILT from the exons ATGATGCTCCCCTTCTTCTTGTCAATTCTCATGGGTCTCCCATGGGTGGATACCTCTATCAACAATACCAGTGGATTGGTATTCGACAACACTACTGGTGGCTTGGACAATGCCATTGAGCCTAGAT gGACTCCTCAGATGAGATGCCATTCATGCCAGGAGCATAACACCTTCTATTGTCCACATATCCACTATTGTGACATGGATATCAGACGCTGTTTGACAGTTGCCATAC AAGGGGAacaagcaacagcaacagcagcaggagcagcagaagcaggaacagaaacagcagcagcagctgtaacagcagcagcaggaacagcagcaacagcaagaaGAACAAGGCCTCAAACCTTCAGCCCAGAGGTCCCAGCGGGGTGTG GTGTGAACCTTCGGCTGCTCTATGTCTACAAGCACTGCACCAAGGACTGCACATTTATTTATAGAAGGCATGTGCCTCCAGAACTCCCTAGGGTGCTTAAAGATGTCAAGAGCTTCTACTTTGTCTTGTGCTGTGGGAGTGTCGTTTGCAATGAGGGAGGACCCAGAAATATGGAGAGGGACTTGTTAGGTGAAACTTCCATAGAGGAAGAGGTAATTGCTAGAGCTGTGAGTCTGGGGTGGGTCAACCTTCTCCTTTGTCTTGCCTTGATCCTCTCCAGCATCATACTGACCTGA
- the Gml gene encoding hemT-3 protein isoform X3: protein MMLPFFLSILMGLPWVDTSINNTSGLVFDNTTGGLDNAIEPRWTPQMRCHSCQEHNTFYCPHIHYCDMDIRRCLTVAIRVNLRLLYVYKHCTKDCTFIYRRHVPPELPRVLKDVKSFYFVLCCGSVVCNEGGPRNMERDLLGETSIEEEVIARAVSLGWVNLLLCLALILSSIILT, encoded by the exons ATGATGCTCCCCTTCTTCTTGTCAATTCTCATGGGTCTCCCATGGGTGGATACCTCTATCAACAATACCAGTGGATTGGTATTCGACAACACTACTGGTGGCTTGGACAATGCCATTGAGCCTAGAT gGACTCCTCAGATGAGATGCCATTCATGCCAGGAGCATAACACCTTCTATTGTCCACATATCCACTATTGTGACATGGATATCAGACGCTGTTTGACAGTTGCCATAC GTGTGAACCTTCGGCTGCTCTATGTCTACAAGCACTGCACCAAGGACTGCACATTTATTTATAGAAGGCATGTGCCTCCAGAACTCCCTAGGGTGCTTAAAGATGTCAAGAGCTTCTACTTTGTCTTGTGCTGTGGGAGTGTCGTTTGCAATGAGGGAGGACCCAGAAATATGGAGAGGGACTTGTTAGGTGAAACTTCCATAGAGGAAGAGGTAATTGCTAGAGCTGTGAGTCTGGGGTGGGTCAACCTTCTCCTTTGTCTTGCCTTGATCCTCTCCAGCATCATACTGACCTGA
- the Gml gene encoding hemT-3 protein isoform X2, whose product MRNTQGSQGDESGSEKQEVEGRFLTRAWFNDLLEMMLPFFLSILMGLPWVDTSINNTSGLVFDNTTGGLDNAIEPRWTPQMRCHSCQEHNTFYCPHIHYCDMDIRRCLTVAIRVNLRLLYVYKHCTKDCTFIYRRHVPPELPRVLKDVKSFYFVLCCGSVVCNEGGPRNMERDLLGETSIEEEVIARAVSLGWVNLLLCLALILSSIILT is encoded by the exons ATGAGGAACACTCAGGGGAGTCAGGGGGATGAGTCAGGATCAGAGAAGCAGGAAGTTGAGGGAAGGTTTCTAACAAGGGCATG GTTCAACGATCTGTTGGAAATGATGCTCCCCTTCTTCTTGTCAATTCTCATGGGTCTCCCATGGGTGGATACCTCTATCAACAATACCAGTGGATTGGTATTCGACAACACTACTGGTGGCTTGGACAATGCCATTGAGCCTAGAT gGACTCCTCAGATGAGATGCCATTCATGCCAGGAGCATAACACCTTCTATTGTCCACATATCCACTATTGTGACATGGATATCAGACGCTGTTTGACAGTTGCCATAC GTGTGAACCTTCGGCTGCTCTATGTCTACAAGCACTGCACCAAGGACTGCACATTTATTTATAGAAGGCATGTGCCTCCAGAACTCCCTAGGGTGCTTAAAGATGTCAAGAGCTTCTACTTTGTCTTGTGCTGTGGGAGTGTCGTTTGCAATGAGGGAGGACCCAGAAATATGGAGAGGGACTTGTTAGGTGAAACTTCCATAGAGGAAGAGGTAATTGCTAGAGCTGTGAGTCTGGGGTGGGTCAACCTTCTCCTTTGTCTTGCCTTGATCCTCTCCAGCATCATACTGACCTGA
- the Gml2 gene encoding hematopoietic cell transcript 1 isoform X2: MRNTQGSQGDESGSEKQEVEGRFLTRAWFNDLLEMMLPFFLSILMGLPWVDTSINNTSGLVFDNTTGGLDNAIEPRWSPVLTCHKCYISNTFSCPKLSECPSNLRRCMTVSFRVNIRLLYVLKDCTKDCTFIYREHVPPELPRVLKDVKNFYFVMCCSSITCNVGGPTNLERDLLDETSIEEEVVARAECLGWVNLLLCFALILSSIILT, translated from the exons ATGAGGAACACTCAGGGGAGTCAGGGGGATGAGTCAGGATCAGAGAAGCAGGAAGTTGAGGGAAGGTTTCTAACAAGGGCATG GTTCAACGATCTGTTGGAAATGATGCTCCCCTTCTTCTTGTCAATTCTCATGGGTCTCCCATGGGTGGATACCTCTATCAACAATACCAGTGGATTGGTATTCGACAACACTACTGGTGGCTTGGACAATGCCATTGAGCCTAGAT GGAGTCCTGTGCTTACATGCCATAAGTGCTACATAAGTAACACCTTCTCATGTCCAAAGCTCTCTGAGTGTCCCTCGAATCTCAGACGCTGTATGACAGTCTCCTTTC GTGTGAACATTCGGCTGCTCTATGTTCTCAAGGACTGCACCAAGGACTGCACATTTATTTATAGAGAACACGTGCCTCCAGAACTCCCTAGGGTGCTTAAAGATGTCAAGAACTTCTACTTTGTCATGTGCTGTTCAAGTATAACTTGCAATGTGGGAGGCCCCACTAATTTAGAGAGGGACTTGTTGGATGAAACTTCCATAGAGGAAGAGGTAGTTGCTAGAGCTGAGTGTCTAGGGTGGGTCAACCTCCTCCTGTGTTTTGCCTTAATCCTCTCCAGCATCATACTGACCTGA
- the Gml2 gene encoding hematopoietic cell transcript 1 isoform X3, producing the protein MMLPFFLSILMGLPWVDTSINNTSGLVFDNTTGGLDNAIEPRWSPVLTCHKCYISNTFSCPKLSECPSNLRRCMTVSFRVNIRLLYVLKDCTKDCTFIYREHVPPELPRVLKDVKNFYFVMCCSSITCNVGGPTNLERDLLDETSIEEEVVARAECLGWVNLLLCFALILSSIILT; encoded by the exons ATGATGCTCCCCTTCTTCTTGTCAATTCTCATGGGTCTCCCATGGGTGGATACCTCTATCAACAATACCAGTGGATTGGTATTCGACAACACTACTGGTGGCTTGGACAATGCCATTGAGCCTAGAT GGAGTCCTGTGCTTACATGCCATAAGTGCTACATAAGTAACACCTTCTCATGTCCAAAGCTCTCTGAGTGTCCCTCGAATCTCAGACGCTGTATGACAGTCTCCTTTC GTGTGAACATTCGGCTGCTCTATGTTCTCAAGGACTGCACCAAGGACTGCACATTTATTTATAGAGAACACGTGCCTCCAGAACTCCCTAGGGTGCTTAAAGATGTCAAGAACTTCTACTTTGTCATGTGCTGTTCAAGTATAACTTGCAATGTGGGAGGCCCCACTAATTTAGAGAGGGACTTGTTGGATGAAACTTCCATAGAGGAAGAGGTAGTTGCTAGAGCTGAGTGTCTAGGGTGGGTCAACCTCCTCCTGTGTTTTGCCTTAATCCTCTCCAGCATCATACTGACCTGA